From Candidatus Poribacteria bacterium, the proteins below share one genomic window:
- a CDS encoding STAS domain-containing protein, with product MATTIRQRDGVAILEPSGKIMGASVSELREAITSQIDASEAPRILINFDRVNMMDSSGLGTLMGAHVAATRKKGRIGVINVGTNIKNLIVRSRLVSIFEHFDTEDAAISALSNEG from the coding sequence ATGGCAACTACGATTCGCCAGAGAGATGGCGTTGCGATTTTGGAACCGAGCGGGAAAATAATGGGAGCTTCAGTATCCGAATTACGGGAAGCAATCACTTCACAGATAGATGCGTCCGAAGCACCACGCATCCTCATTAATTTTGACCGGGTCAATATGATGGACAGTTCTGGTCTCGGTACGCTAATGGGTGCCCATGTCGCTGCAACGCGAAAGAAAGGTCGTATCGGGGTCATCAATGTCGGAACAAATATCAAAAACCTGATAGTCCGTAGCCGACTCGTCAGTATCTTTGAACATTTTGATACCGAGGATGCTGCAATTTCGGCACTGTCAAACGAAGGTTAA